A single genomic interval of Hafnia alvei harbors:
- a CDS encoding PLP-dependent aminotransferase family protein encodes MAKYEDLVKRIRGQITAEIWQVGDKLPSLREQVLHSGLSLMTVMHAYQILESQGWIVSRPQSGYYVAPQAKFLAPSPTHEPVQRAEEVGINAFIFDVLQASRDPAIVPFGSAYPDPTLFPRQQISKSLTTVARAMTTLSATDNLPPGNEDLRKILAKRYAMQGIRIDPEEIVITAGALESLNLSLQAVTQPGDWVIVENPCFYGALQALERLRLKALSIAAHPEFGIDLAALEEALNTYPVRACWLMTNIQNPLGCTLSVEKKQQLVALLQRHNVYLIEDDVYGELYAGGEKPLPAKAFDETGMTMHCSSFSKSLVAGFRVGWVAAGNMARKIQQLQLMSTLSTSAPMQLALANYLATRSYDSHLRRLRRVMEQRKYAAWQSLRAHLPQGVNINYSHGGYFLWVELPINVNATELYHRALNEGISIAPGQMFSASNQYTNYFRFNVSHEWTDKSENAVQKLAVIVREMMQIAD; translated from the coding sequence GTGGCAAAATATGAAGACTTGGTAAAACGCATTCGCGGGCAGATCACCGCTGAAATTTGGCAAGTTGGCGATAAGCTGCCGTCGCTGCGTGAGCAGGTTTTGCACTCTGGTTTGAGCCTGATGACGGTGATGCATGCCTACCAAATTCTAGAGAGCCAAGGGTGGATCGTTTCCCGTCCGCAGTCGGGCTATTACGTTGCGCCTCAGGCGAAGTTTTTAGCCCCATCGCCTACGCATGAACCGGTGCAGCGTGCCGAAGAAGTTGGTATCAACGCGTTTATTTTCGATGTTTTGCAGGCCAGCCGCGATCCCGCCATTGTGCCGTTTGGCTCTGCGTATCCCGATCCAACCCTGTTTCCTCGCCAACAAATTAGTAAATCGTTGACCACGGTGGCGCGGGCGATGACCACGCTAAGCGCTACGGATAATTTGCCGCCGGGCAATGAGGATCTACGCAAGATCCTCGCGAAACGCTATGCCATGCAGGGTATTCGTATCGATCCTGAGGAGATTGTCATTACCGCTGGCGCATTGGAGTCGCTCAACCTGAGTTTGCAGGCCGTCACGCAGCCGGGCGACTGGGTGATTGTGGAAAATCCGTGTTTTTACGGTGCATTGCAGGCGCTCGAACGCTTACGGCTAAAGGCTCTTTCAATTGCAGCGCATCCCGAATTCGGTATTGATTTAGCGGCGTTAGAAGAGGCGCTAAATACTTATCCGGTACGCGCGTGCTGGCTGATGACCAATATTCAAAACCCGTTAGGCTGCACGCTTTCGGTCGAGAAAAAACAGCAGCTGGTGGCGCTCTTACAGCGGCATAACGTGTATTTGATTGAAGATGACGTTTATGGCGAGCTGTATGCCGGCGGCGAAAAACCGCTTCCGGCCAAAGCCTTTGATGAGACAGGAATGACCATGCACTGCTCTTCGTTCTCGAAAAGCTTGGTGGCCGGATTTCGTGTTGGCTGGGTGGCGGCGGGAAATATGGCGAGAAAAATCCAGCAGCTGCAGCTCATGAGCACGCTTTCGACCAGCGCACCGATGCAGCTGGCGCTGGCGAATTATTTAGCTACCCGCAGCTACGACAGCCATTTGCGGCGTCTGCGCCGAGTGATGGAGCAGCGAAAATATGCGGCATGGCAGTCACTGCGCGCGCATCTTCCGCAGGGCGTGAATATTAATTATTCACACGGCGGCTATTTTTTGTGGGTCGAGCTGCCTATCAATGTGAATGCGACCGAGCTGTATCATCGCGCGCTGAATGAAGGGATTAGCATTGCCCCCGGCCAGATGTTTTCTGCCAGCAATCAGTACACCAACTATTTTCGCTTTAATGTGTCTCATGAATGGACAGACAAAAGCGAAAATGCGGTGCAAAAACTGGCAGTTATCGTGCGTGAAATGATGCAGATCGCTGATTAG
- a CDS encoding LysR family transcriptional regulator, translating to MKTTLEQWMLLQAVIDHGSFSRAAEVFNRSQSSLSYQLTLMQERLGVPLLTIVGRKAELTPEGQQLLAQVQPLLQGFRTLENRAEARKRGERARLDLVVDSIFPKSHLFDVLRRFQQAFPMTQVHLSEVLRSESLSELKQRNADVYLITPTQDVALRGRLLMEITFAAVAHRDHPLLQLPVPLSRDDLARYPLIEIVDRSQQQMNSRQSAAAESWTFTTIEAAIAAVAHGVGYGWLPEEKIAPLLASGELVLLPLVQGERRSTPLYLLVNEELAGIDREISLLVSLLEGSPMSG from the coding sequence ATGAAAACAACGCTAGAGCAATGGATGTTGTTGCAGGCAGTGATTGATCACGGCAGTTTTTCGCGCGCTGCAGAGGTGTTTAACCGCAGCCAGTCGTCGTTGAGCTATCAACTCACCCTGATGCAGGAACGGCTTGGGGTGCCGCTGTTAACGATTGTTGGGCGCAAGGCCGAATTGACGCCTGAAGGACAGCAGCTATTGGCACAGGTTCAGCCTCTGCTACAAGGATTTCGCACGCTGGAAAACCGCGCTGAGGCTCGAAAACGCGGTGAGCGCGCTCGCTTAGACTTGGTGGTTGATAGCATTTTTCCTAAATCACATTTATTTGATGTGTTGCGCCGTTTTCAACAGGCTTTTCCTATGACGCAGGTACATCTCTCTGAGGTATTACGCAGCGAGAGTTTATCTGAGCTAAAACAACGCAATGCAGATGTTTACCTGATTACACCAACCCAAGATGTGGCATTGCGCGGGCGCTTGCTGATGGAGATTACTTTTGCTGCCGTTGCTCATCGAGATCATCCTTTGCTGCAACTACCGGTTCCACTTAGCCGAGATGATTTAGCCCGCTATCCTCTGATCGAGATTGTCGATCGCTCGCAACAGCAAATGAACAGCCGCCAGTCGGCGGCGGCAGAGAGCTGGACTTTTACCACAATAGAGGCGGCCATCGCAGCTGTTGCGCACGGGGTCGGTTATGGGTGGCTACCAGAAGAAAAAATTGCGCCGCTGTTAGCTTCTGGGGAATTAGTGTTGTTGCCGTTAGTTCAAGGTGAACGCCGCTCAACGCCACTTTATCTCTTGGTTAACGAGGAGTTAGCTGGAATAGATCGCGAGATTTCTTTGCTGGTGAGTTTGCTTGAGGGGAGTCCGATGAGTGGCTGA
- a CDS encoding protein-disulfide reductase DsbD, which produces MAQRFFTLVFLFICTLLPAQASLFSSKTQFVPVDQAFAFDFKQQENKLDLNWQIKPGYYLYRQQIKIEPHQAKIAPFTLPEGLDHHDEFYGKTAIFKDNLTLNLRLQSADQNATLIVTYQGCAEAGFCYPPETKTIPLDSVTTQATTEVAQNTAPNTESAPALPFSPLWALLIGIGIAFTPCILPMYPLISAIILGQDRQQSYRRIFVLSLVYVQGMAVTYTLLGMVVAAAGLQFQAAFQHPYVLIGLSILFVLLALSMFGLFTLQLPSSVQTRLTLWSNQQRSGSLLGVFVMGALAGLICSPCTTAPLSAILLYIAQSGNLAAGGGTLYLYALGMGIPLILVTTFGNRLLPRSGPWMQYVKEAFGFVILALPVFLLERILGDEWGLRLWSLLGVAFFGWAFALSLKSSHRLARIMQIVMLGLALVCSRPLQDWAFGNASQATIAHLPFQKVNTIAELDHALQQAKAENKPVMLDLYADWCVACKEFEKYTFSDPTVRQQLADTVLLQADVTANNAEHAALLKQLNVLGLPTILFYNAQAQEQPQLRVIGFMKAKEFTAHLHNR; this is translated from the coding sequence TTCGATTTCAAGCAACAAGAGAATAAGCTCGATCTAAATTGGCAAATCAAACCAGGGTACTACCTCTATCGTCAGCAGATTAAAATTGAGCCTCATCAGGCTAAAATAGCGCCGTTTACGCTGCCTGAAGGCCTAGATCATCATGATGAGTTTTACGGCAAAACCGCTATTTTTAAAGACAACTTAACGCTCAATCTGCGCCTCCAAAGCGCCGATCAAAACGCTACGTTGATTGTGACTTATCAGGGCTGCGCCGAGGCGGGTTTCTGCTATCCACCGGAAACCAAAACCATCCCCTTAGATTCAGTTACCACGCAGGCCACCACTGAGGTGGCACAAAATACAGCGCCTAATACGGAGTCTGCCCCTGCGCTACCGTTCTCACCGCTTTGGGCGCTTCTTATTGGGATCGGCATTGCCTTTACACCCTGCATCTTACCGATGTATCCGCTGATCTCCGCCATTATCCTTGGGCAGGATCGTCAACAGAGCTATCGCCGAATTTTTGTATTGTCGCTCGTTTATGTCCAAGGCATGGCAGTGACTTATACCCTGCTAGGGATGGTGGTCGCCGCCGCTGGATTACAGTTCCAAGCTGCTTTCCAACACCCCTATGTATTGATTGGGCTATCGATTTTATTCGTGCTGCTCGCACTGTCGATGTTTGGCCTGTTTACCTTACAGCTGCCTTCTTCAGTCCAGACACGCCTCACGCTCTGGAGCAACCAGCAACGCAGCGGATCGCTACTTGGCGTATTCGTCATGGGCGCACTGGCGGGCCTGATATGTTCGCCCTGCACCACCGCGCCGCTTAGCGCCATCCTGCTGTACATTGCCCAAAGCGGTAATCTGGCCGCAGGCGGCGGCACGCTATATCTTTATGCGCTGGGAATGGGCATTCCGCTGATCCTCGTGACCACTTTCGGCAACCGCCTGCTACCGCGAAGCGGGCCATGGATGCAGTACGTCAAAGAGGCGTTTGGATTTGTAATCTTAGCGCTGCCAGTATTCTTACTGGAGCGTATTCTGGGTGACGAGTGGGGGTTACGGCTTTGGTCGCTGCTGGGCGTTGCCTTCTTCGGATGGGCATTTGCACTGAGCCTGAAGTCCTCTCATCGCCTAGCGCGCATCATGCAAATTGTGATGCTAGGTTTGGCGCTGGTTTGTTCACGTCCACTGCAAGATTGGGCATTTGGCAATGCATCACAGGCAACCATTGCTCATCTACCGTTCCAAAAAGTGAATACTATTGCAGAACTGGATCACGCTCTGCAGCAGGCTAAAGCAGAGAACAAACCTGTTATGTTAGATCTGTATGCTGACTGGTGTGTGGCCTGCAAAGAGTTTGAAAAATACACCTTCAGCGATCCAACGGTGCGCCAGCAACTGGCGGATACCGTGCTGTTACAGGCAGACGTCACGGCCAACAACGCAGAGCATGCCGCTCTGCTCAAGCAATTAAACGTATTAGGCCTGCCAACTATCCTGTTCTACAACGCGCAGGCGCAAGAACAGCCGCAGCTGCGCGTCATCGGTTTTATGAAGGCAAAGGAATTCACAGCGCATTTGCACAATCGCTAA
- a CDS encoding YfdX family protein yields the protein MKRILTATALSLAMMSTFTWAADGATTAPAATTTVSANVLTAQQAKEVAKVAQQGFNAMRDVQYARVSLFRGYPDVAQKLVDQAQTLLTDDSTNWKDFIKTDKKTPLAGDNYVVINASISLAEDFVATPEKQKAIDSANAKFKKGDHKGAMEELRLAGVGVTETQYLMPLKQTQQAVKKAQQLLKEGKYYEANLALKGAEEGIITDSVSLVGAN from the coding sequence ATGAAACGTATTCTTACAGCAACCGCGCTTTCTCTTGCCATGATGTCTACTTTTACTTGGGCTGCTGATGGCGCAACCACTGCTCCAGCGGCAACGACCACCGTAAGCGCTAATGTGCTCACTGCCCAACAGGCCAAAGAAGTCGCGAAGGTGGCTCAACAAGGCTTTAACGCCATGCGTGATGTGCAATATGCTCGCGTCTCTTTATTCCGTGGATATCCAGATGTGGCACAAAAATTAGTCGATCAGGCGCAAACCTTATTAACTGATGACAGTACCAACTGGAAAGATTTTATTAAGACCGATAAGAAAACCCCGCTGGCTGGTGATAACTACGTGGTGATCAATGCCTCTATTTCTTTAGCTGAGGATTTTGTGGCAACGCCTGAAAAACAAAAAGCGATTGATAGCGCTAATGCCAAATTCAAGAAGGGCGATCATAAAGGCGCAATGGAAGAACTGCGTTTGGCTGGCGTTGGTGTAACGGAAACTCAATATTTGATGCCGCTGAAACAAACTCAGCAGGCTGTTAAAAAAGCGCAGCAGTTGCTGAAAGAGGGTAAATACTATGAAGCGAACTTGGCTCTGAAAGGCGCTGAAGAAGGGATTATTACCGACAGCGTTTCTTTAGTGGGTGCCAATTAA
- a CDS encoding phenolic acid decarboxylase: MSNFDKNDLSGLVGKHLVYTYDNGWNYEIYVKNATTLDYRIHSGIVGNRWVKDQTTYIVRVAKAVYKISWTEPTGTDVSLIVNLEDNVFHGTIFFPRWVINNPEKTVCFQNEHIAEMEAYRDAGPAYPTEVIDEFATITFVRDCGENNESVINCPASELPRNFPHNL, encoded by the coding sequence ATGAGCAACTTCGATAAAAACGATTTGAGCGGTTTAGTGGGCAAACACTTGGTCTATACCTATGACAACGGCTGGAATTATGAAATCTATGTCAAAAATGCCACAACGTTAGATTATCGAATTCATAGTGGGATCGTGGGGAATCGTTGGGTAAAAGATCAAACGACCTATATCGTTCGCGTAGCCAAAGCGGTATATAAAATTTCGTGGACGGAGCCGACCGGAACCGATGTTAGCCTAATCGTTAACTTAGAAGATAACGTTTTTCATGGAACAATCTTCTTCCCTCGCTGGGTCATCAATAATCCAGAAAAAACGGTTTGTTTCCAAAACGAGCATATAGCAGAAATGGAAGCCTATCGTGATGCAGGTCCTGCCTATCCAACTGAAGTCATTGACGAATTTGCGACTATTACGTTTGTTCGTGACTGTGGTGAAAATAACGAAAGCGTGATTAATTGCCCTGCGAGCGAGTTGCCTCGTAATTTCCCCCATAATCTATAG
- a CDS encoding transcriptional regulator, whose translation MQRELVLSQVLGLLEQQGLATTTLDKLAPQLDISKEELIRFWPDREALLYDSLRYHAQQIDTWRRQLLLDETLSARDKILARYHVLAEYVQQQRYPGCLFIAACSFFPEDDHPIHLLAEQQKAASYEFTLALLQDIDMDDPEMVAHQMELVLEGCLSRLLVKRQLQDVETARRLAEDILQIARCRRNGALG comes from the coding sequence GTGCAACGAGAACTCGTGCTCAGCCAGGTACTTGGCCTGCTGGAACAACAAGGACTAGCAACCACGACCTTGGATAAGCTGGCTCCCCAGCTCGATATTTCAAAGGAAGAGCTAATTCGTTTTTGGCCAGATCGTGAAGCCCTGCTTTATGACAGTCTGCGCTACCACGCGCAGCAGATAGACACATGGCGCCGCCAGCTACTGCTGGATGAAACCCTTTCTGCGCGAGATAAAATCTTAGCGCGTTACCACGTGCTGGCCGAATATGTGCAGCAACAACGTTATCCCGGCTGCCTGTTTATCGCCGCCTGCAGCTTTTTCCCTGAAGACGATCACCCGATTCACCTGCTCGCCGAGCAACAGAAAGCAGCCTCTTACGAGTTTACGCTCGCGCTGCTGCAAGATATCGATATGGACGATCCTGAAATGGTCGCTCATCAGATGGAGCTAGTGCTGGAAGGCTGCTTAAGTCGTTTGCTGGTAAAACGCCAACTGCAAGATGTGGAAACCGCACGCCGCTTAGCTGAAGATATCCTGCAAATTGCGCGCTGCCGCCGAAATGGTGCCTTAGGCTAA
- a CDS encoding helix-turn-helix domain-containing protein → MMQSDWHSADIIAALKKRGTSLSAVSRNAGLASATLTNALVRHWPKGERLIAEAVGVQPEQIWPSRYHKPTE, encoded by the coding sequence ATGATGCAATCGGACTGGCATTCCGCCGACATTATCGCGGCGCTGAAAAAGCGCGGAACCTCACTTTCTGCGGTATCGCGCAACGCGGGGCTGGCCTCCGCAACGCTTACGAATGCTTTAGTAAGGCATTGGCCTAAAGGTGAAAGGCTGATTGCCGAAGCAGTGGGCGTTCAGCCAGAACAAATCTGGCCTTCCCGCTATCACAAACCGACAGAATAA
- a CDS encoding cytochrome ubiquinol oxidase subunit I has translation MFGLDAFHLARIQFAFTVSFHIIFPAITIGLASFLAVLEGLWLKTRNPDYRTLYHFWAKVFAVNFGMGVVSGLVMAYQFGTNWSGFSQFAGSITGPLLTYEVLTAFFLEAGFLGVMLFGWNKVGKELHFFATCMVALGTLMSTFWILASNSWMHTPQGYEIVNGQVVPVDWLAVIFNPSFPYRLLHMTTAAFLSSAFFVGASAAWHLLRGNDTPATRKMLSMALWMALIVAPLQAFIGDMHGLNTLKYQPAKIAAIEGHWDNKPGEATPLILFGLPDMEREETRFKVEVPYLGSLILTHSLDKQVPALTEFAKEDRPNSPLVFWSFRIMAGLGMLMILLGAIGLWLRYRQRLYTSRPFLHFVFWMGPSGLIAILAGWITTEVGRQPWIVHGLMRTKDAVSAHGDLHMSISLLTFFVVYGAVFGVGYAYMMRLIRKGPEPILPAAHGEALPTAAGRIAVKPSHQQETH, from the coding sequence ATGTTCGGATTAGACGCATTCCATCTCGCCAGGATCCAGTTTGCTTTTACGGTATCCTTTCACATTATTTTCCCTGCCATCACCATCGGGCTAGCCAGCTTTTTGGCGGTGCTTGAAGGCTTATGGCTCAAAACGCGTAACCCGGATTACCGCACGCTCTATCACTTTTGGGCGAAAGTGTTCGCCGTCAATTTCGGCATGGGCGTAGTTTCCGGCTTAGTGATGGCTTATCAGTTTGGCACCAACTGGAGCGGATTTTCCCAATTTGCGGGCAGTATTACCGGCCCGTTGCTCACTTATGAAGTGCTCACCGCGTTTTTCCTTGAAGCCGGATTTCTTGGTGTCATGCTGTTTGGCTGGAACAAAGTAGGCAAAGAGCTGCACTTTTTTGCCACCTGCATGGTGGCGCTCGGCACGCTGATGTCGACGTTCTGGATCTTGGCGTCCAACAGTTGGATGCATACCCCACAGGGCTATGAAATCGTAAACGGTCAGGTGGTTCCGGTTGATTGGCTGGCGGTGATCTTCAACCCTTCGTTCCCGTATCGCCTGCTGCATATGACCACCGCCGCTTTCCTGAGCAGCGCTTTCTTTGTCGGCGCTTCTGCCGCGTGGCATCTACTGCGTGGAAACGACACGCCAGCCACGCGCAAAATGCTTTCAATGGCGCTCTGGATGGCGCTTATCGTCGCTCCGCTTCAAGCTTTCATCGGCGACATGCACGGCCTTAACACACTTAAATATCAGCCTGCAAAAATCGCCGCGATCGAAGGCCATTGGGACAATAAACCCGGCGAAGCAACGCCGCTTATTCTGTTCGGGCTGCCCGACATGGAGCGCGAAGAAACGCGTTTTAAAGTGGAAGTGCCCTATCTTGGCAGCCTGATCCTGACGCACAGTTTGGATAAACAAGTGCCTGCATTAACCGAATTTGCTAAAGAGGATCGTCCAAATTCGCCGCTGGTGTTCTGGTCATTTCGAATCATGGCCGGCCTTGGCATGTTGATGATTTTGCTGGGTGCTATCGGTTTATGGCTGCGCTATCGGCAGCGTTTGTACACATCGCGCCCTTTCCTGCATTTCGTGTTCTGGATGGGGCCTTCGGGACTTATCGCTATTTTAGCCGGTTGGATAACCACCGAAGTCGGTCGCCAGCCGTGGATTGTGCATGGCCTGATGCGCACTAAAGATGCCGTTTCTGCTCATGGCGATCTGCATATGAGCATCAGTTTGCTGACGTTCTTCGTGGTCTACGGTGCGGTCTTTGGCGTGGGTTATGCCTATATGATGCGGCTGATCCGTAAAGGCCCTGAACCGATTCTTCCAGCAGCCCACGGCGAAGCGTTACCGACCGCCGCTGGACGTATTGCCGTTAAGCCCTCTCATCAGCAGGAGACTCACTAA
- a CDS encoding nucleotidyl transferase AbiEii/AbiGii toxin family protein: MDLRDIYARQVRLLMTALPHVAKVPCFALKGGTAINLFVQDFPRLSVDIDLAYKTYADRDTDLAAINDALMHITESLNGRPGITAIRQENKADEKRIIVNTVDAQIKIEVSPVWRGLLAPPTEMPVCEQVEMEYGFTTMSVVSLADLYGGKICAALDRQHPRDLFDVLNMLEKPGLTREIFDGFLCYLAGHPRPIAELLTPNWDIARIATLYAQEFSGMTRQETSLESLLSVTTLLPQALKSHLTDQDRQFLLSYKQNSPDWSLYRYPEIQRLPAIRWKLRNLAVLNDKNPAKYAAAVSKLEGVLAQYF, from the coding sequence ATGGATCTGCGTGATATTTATGCCCGGCAGGTCAGGTTATTAATGACTGCACTGCCACATGTGGCGAAGGTGCCCTGTTTTGCCCTGAAAGGTGGTACGGCGATCAATTTGTTTGTACAGGATTTCCCTCGCCTGTCGGTAGATATCGATCTGGCATATAAGACCTATGCGGATCGCGATACCGATCTAGCAGCCATCAATGACGCCTTGATGCACATAACGGAATCGCTGAACGGTAGGCCAGGGATCACTGCCATCCGACAGGAGAATAAAGCAGATGAAAAACGCATCATCGTTAACACCGTTGATGCGCAGATAAAAATTGAGGTCAGCCCGGTCTGGCGTGGACTACTAGCGCCACCAACAGAAATGCCGGTGTGCGAACAGGTGGAAATGGAGTATGGCTTCACCACGATGAGTGTCGTCTCACTAGCAGATCTTTACGGCGGTAAAATCTGCGCTGCACTCGATCGTCAGCATCCACGAGATCTGTTTGATGTACTGAATATGCTGGAGAAACCGGGCCTGACACGCGAGATCTTTGACGGTTTTCTTTGCTATCTGGCAGGCCATCCTCGCCCTATTGCCGAACTATTGACTCCTAACTGGGATATTGCACGGATCGCTACGCTGTACGCACAGGAATTTTCCGGGATGACGCGGCAGGAAACGTCGCTGGAATCTCTTTTGTCGGTAACAACTTTGCTACCGCAGGCGTTGAAATCACATCTTACGGATCAGGATCGCCAGTTCTTGCTTAGTTATAAGCAGAATAGTCCTGACTGGTCACTGTATCGTTATCCTGAAATTCAGCGTCTTCCGGCTATTCGCTGGAAGCTGCGTAATCTGGCAGTGCTGAATGATAAGAACCCAGCCAAGTATGCAGCGGCGGTGAGCAAGTTAGAGGGGGTTTTGGCGCAGTATTTTTAG
- a CDS encoding type IV toxin-antitoxin system AbiEi family antitoxin domain-containing protein produces the protein MSNNLNWLMQNTLPGQVLLQSWLTSKGIDRKLSYVYVQSGWLNRIAHGVYCRPGREPDWVDAVYCLQTQWGKPVRVAGLTSLALQGHAHYTEPGRQQIWLELPAYAKLPGWFAAFKQSATFVTLYTSGLTVDITPFTTKLNIGDRQLACSVPELAAYEIASGVPALISFEHADALFQGMNLLSPRKLQALLCASHSIKTNRVMLYLARRNEHPYFQYLDQSGIETGTGKRQIVPDGWLEPDYQITVPRAFKPEGVEDGSA, from the coding sequence TTGTCGAATAATCTAAACTGGCTGATGCAAAACACCCTACCCGGTCAGGTACTGCTCCAGTCATGGCTGACCAGTAAGGGTATCGATCGCAAGCTCTCTTATGTTTATGTTCAGAGTGGCTGGCTGAATCGGATCGCCCATGGCGTTTACTGCCGCCCCGGTCGCGAACCGGATTGGGTGGATGCGGTTTACTGCCTGCAAACACAGTGGGGAAAGCCTGTTCGCGTGGCGGGGCTGACTAGCCTTGCGTTACAGGGCCATGCCCACTATACCGAACCGGGCAGACAGCAGATCTGGCTCGAGCTTCCGGCTTACGCCAAACTACCGGGATGGTTCGCTGCCTTTAAACAATCTGCAACGTTTGTCACACTGTATACGTCTGGCCTCACCGTCGATATAACGCCATTCACGACAAAGCTGAATATCGGTGATCGACAATTAGCATGCAGTGTCCCAGAACTCGCCGCGTATGAAATCGCCAGCGGCGTTCCTGCATTGATCTCGTTCGAACATGCCGACGCCCTGTTTCAGGGGATGAATCTTCTCAGCCCGCGTAAATTGCAGGCACTACTCTGTGCCAGTCATTCAATTAAAACTAACCGGGTGATGCTCTACCTCGCTCGACGCAATGAACACCCTTATTTTCAGTATCTCGATCAAAGCGGTATAGAAACAGGCACAGGAAAGCGACAAATCGTTCCCGACGGTTGGCTGGAGCCGGATTATCAAATAACCGTTCCCCGTGCATTTAAACCGGAAGGAGTCGAAGATGGATCTGCGTGA